A DNA window from Xiphias gladius isolate SHS-SW01 ecotype Sanya breed wild chromosome 3, ASM1685928v1, whole genome shotgun sequence contains the following coding sequences:
- the gps1 gene encoding COP9 signalosome complex subunit 1 isoform X1 → MPLPVQVFNFQGSVEPMQIDADPQEDQQNAPDTNYIVENPTLDLEQYATSYSGLMRIERLQFIAEHCPQLRVEALKMALTFVQRTFNVDTYEEIHRKLTEATRELQGVPDTVPEGGVVPPPLDSAWAESTRKKALLKLEKLDTDLKNYKGNSIKESIRRGHDDLGDHYLDCGDLSNALKCYSRARDYCTSAKHVINMCLNVIKVSVYLQNWSHVLSYVNKAESTPEIAEQRGERDSQNQAVLTKLKCAAGLAELASRKYKPAAKCFLQASFDHCDCPELLSPSNVAVYGGLCALATFDRQELQRNVISSRYSFKLFLELEPQIRDIIFKFYESKYASCLKLLDEMKDNLLLDMYLAPHVKTLYSQIRNRALIQYFSPYVSADMTKMAQAFNTTVAALEDELTQLILEGLINARIDSHSKILYARDVDQRSTTFEKSLHMGKEFQRRAKAMILRAAVLRNQIHVKSPPREGSQGELTPANSQTRMSTNM, encoded by the exons GGGTCTGTGGAGCCCATGCAGATTGATGCAGACCCCCAGGAGGACCAGCAGAATGCTCCAGACACCAACTACATAGTGGAGAACCCAACACTG GATCTGGAGCAGTATGCAACCAGCTACAGTGGATTAATGCGCATTGAGAGGCTTCAGTTCATTGCGGAGCATTGCCCTCAGCTCCGAGTCGAAGCCCTGAAGATGGCCCTTACCTTCGTCCAGAGGACCTTCAATGTTGACACTTACGAAGAGATCCACCGCAAACTCACTGAGGCCACACG GGAATTACAAGGTGTGCCAGACACTGTTCCTGAAGGTGGTGTTGTTCCTCCTCCCCTGGACTCAGCGTGGGCTGAGTCCACCAGGAAAAAGGCTCTGCTCAAACTGGAGAAACTGGATACTGATCTCAAGAACTACAAGGGGAACTCCATTAAAGAGAGCATCAG GAGAGGCCATGATGACTTGGGAGACCATTACCTGGATTGTGGTGACCTCAGTAACGCCCTCAAGTGCTACTCCCGAGCCAGAGACTACTGCACCAGTGCTAAGCATGTCATTAACATGTGTCTGAATGTCATCAAG GTTAGTGTTTACCTCCAGAACTGGTCCCATGTACTGAGCTACGTCAACAAGGCAGAATCCACGCCAGAAATAGCAGAG caaagagGAGAGCGGGATAGCCAAAATCAAGCGGTCCTCACCAAGTTAAAGTGCGCTGCAG GCCTTGCAGAGTTGGCTTCCCGAAAATACAAACCGGCTGCCAAGTGCTTCCTGCAGGCGTCCTTTGACCACTGTGACTGTCCAGAG CTTCTCTCACCCAGTAATGTAGCTGTGTATGGGGGGTTGTGCGCTTTGGCCACATTTGACAGACAGGAGCTCCAACGTAACGTCATCTCCAGCAGGTA cTCCTTTAAGTTATTTCTAGAGTTGGAACCTCAGATCCGTGATATCATCTTCAAGTTCTATGAGTCAAAGTACGCGTCTTGTCTCAAACTACTGGATGAAATGAAG GATAACCTGCTGTTGGACATGTACCTAGCCCCACATGTCAAGACACTGTACAGCCAGATCAGGAACAGAGCCCTCATTCAG tattTCAGCCCCTACGTGTCAGCAGACATGACTAAGATGGCTCAGGCTTTTAACACCACAGTAGCAGCTCTGGAAGATGAGCTCACCCAGCTCATACTGGAGGGTCTCATCAACGCACGGATTGACTCCCATAGCAAG ATTCTTTATGCAAGGGATGTGGACCAGAGGAGCACCACGTTTGAGAAGTCACTCCATATGGGCAAAGAGTTCCAGAGACGAGCAAAAGCCATGATCCTCCGAGCTGCTGTGCTGCGTAACCAGATCCATGTcaag tctCCACCCAGAGAAGGCAGCCAGGGTGAACTGACACCAGCCAACAGCCAGACCAGGATGAGCACCAACATGTGA
- the gps1 gene encoding COP9 signalosome complex subunit 1 isoform X2, with protein sequence MPLPVQVFNFQGSVEPMQIDADPQEDQQNAPDTNYIVENPTLDLEQYATSYSGLMRIERLQFIAEHCPQLRVEALKMALTFVQRTFNVDTYEEIHRKLTEATRELQGVPDTVPEGGVVPPPLDSAWAESTRKKALLKLEKLDTDLKNYKGNSIKESIRRGHDDLGDHYLDCGDLSNALKCYSRARDYCTSAKHVINMCLNVIKVSVYLQNWSHVLSYVNKAESTPEIAEQRGERDSQNQAVLTKLKCAAGLAELASRKYKPAAKCFLQASFDHCDCPELLSPSNVAVYGGLCALATFDRQELQRNVISSSSFKLFLELEPQIRDIIFKFYESKYASCLKLLDEMKDNLLLDMYLAPHVKTLYSQIRNRALIQYFSPYVSADMTKMAQAFNTTVAALEDELTQLILEGLINARIDSHSKILYARDVDQRSTTFEKSLHMGKEFQRRAKAMILRAAVLRNQIHVKSPPREGSQGELTPANSQTRMSTNM encoded by the exons GGGTCTGTGGAGCCCATGCAGATTGATGCAGACCCCCAGGAGGACCAGCAGAATGCTCCAGACACCAACTACATAGTGGAGAACCCAACACTG GATCTGGAGCAGTATGCAACCAGCTACAGTGGATTAATGCGCATTGAGAGGCTTCAGTTCATTGCGGAGCATTGCCCTCAGCTCCGAGTCGAAGCCCTGAAGATGGCCCTTACCTTCGTCCAGAGGACCTTCAATGTTGACACTTACGAAGAGATCCACCGCAAACTCACTGAGGCCACACG GGAATTACAAGGTGTGCCAGACACTGTTCCTGAAGGTGGTGTTGTTCCTCCTCCCCTGGACTCAGCGTGGGCTGAGTCCACCAGGAAAAAGGCTCTGCTCAAACTGGAGAAACTGGATACTGATCTCAAGAACTACAAGGGGAACTCCATTAAAGAGAGCATCAG GAGAGGCCATGATGACTTGGGAGACCATTACCTGGATTGTGGTGACCTCAGTAACGCCCTCAAGTGCTACTCCCGAGCCAGAGACTACTGCACCAGTGCTAAGCATGTCATTAACATGTGTCTGAATGTCATCAAG GTTAGTGTTTACCTCCAGAACTGGTCCCATGTACTGAGCTACGTCAACAAGGCAGAATCCACGCCAGAAATAGCAGAG caaagagGAGAGCGGGATAGCCAAAATCAAGCGGTCCTCACCAAGTTAAAGTGCGCTGCAG GCCTTGCAGAGTTGGCTTCCCGAAAATACAAACCGGCTGCCAAGTGCTTCCTGCAGGCGTCCTTTGACCACTGTGACTGTCCAGAG CTTCTCTCACCCAGTAATGTAGCTGTGTATGGGGGGTTGTGCGCTTTGGCCACATTTGACAGACAGGAGCTCCAACGTAACGTCATCTCCAGCAG cTCCTTTAAGTTATTTCTAGAGTTGGAACCTCAGATCCGTGATATCATCTTCAAGTTCTATGAGTCAAAGTACGCGTCTTGTCTCAAACTACTGGATGAAATGAAG GATAACCTGCTGTTGGACATGTACCTAGCCCCACATGTCAAGACACTGTACAGCCAGATCAGGAACAGAGCCCTCATTCAG tattTCAGCCCCTACGTGTCAGCAGACATGACTAAGATGGCTCAGGCTTTTAACACCACAGTAGCAGCTCTGGAAGATGAGCTCACCCAGCTCATACTGGAGGGTCTCATCAACGCACGGATTGACTCCCATAGCAAG ATTCTTTATGCAAGGGATGTGGACCAGAGGAGCACCACGTTTGAGAAGTCACTCCATATGGGCAAAGAGTTCCAGAGACGAGCAAAAGCCATGATCCTCCGAGCTGCTGTGCTGCGTAACCAGATCCATGTcaag tctCCACCCAGAGAAGGCAGCCAGGGTGAACTGACACCAGCCAACAGCCAGACCAGGATGAGCACCAACATGTGA